One part of the Mariniblastus fucicola genome encodes these proteins:
- a CDS encoding ferritin, with the protein MLSSSINEALNKQINEELFSAYLYLAMSAKSDSMGLSGFANWFKMQYQEELAHADRFFNYVLERNGEIDLESIGKPEVGDVTPLELFEKGLAHEQHITSCIFKLKDLARQESDHATDVFLEWFVNEQVEEEATTQTVIDQLRMVKDNPSGLFLIDRELSARKMEDEADA; encoded by the coding sequence ATGCTCAGCTCATCTATCAATGAAGCGCTTAACAAGCAGATCAACGAAGAGCTTTTTTCTGCCTATCTTTATCTCGCGATGTCGGCGAAATCCGACAGCATGGGGCTGTCTGGTTTCGCGAACTGGTTCAAAATGCAGTACCAGGAAGAACTGGCTCACGCAGATCGGTTCTTTAACTACGTCCTTGAACGCAACGGAGAAATTGATCTCGAATCGATCGGCAAACCTGAAGTGGGCGACGTCACGCCGCTGGAACTTTTCGAGAAAGGGCTGGCACACGAACAGCATATCACCTCGTGTATTTTCAAGCTGAAGGATCTCGCCCGTCAGGAATCCGATCACGCCACCGACGTGTTCCTTGAATGGTTCGTCAACGAGCAAGTCGAAGAGGAAGCCACGACTCAAACCGTCATCGACCAGCTTCGGATGGTGAAGGACAATCCCAGCGGATTGTTCCTGATCGATCGTGAATTGTCGGCTCGCAAGATGGAAGACGAAGCGGACGCCTAG
- a CDS encoding serine/threonine-protein kinase translates to MGSEHTSRDAIDFLSLVRQDLKDLRTCSDNNSTVVTSRFAEIEMATIESDADETPAYMGRFEVIEMLGEGGFARVFLANDPNLDRDVALKVPKPHVLVSAESRARFEREAKSAAILSHPNIVPVFESGSVGPIHFIASEFCPGPTLRQWFTNLKRKPSPRTVAEIVARLADALQHAHQRGIIHRDLKPANVILVDGDKDLPSRLRITDFGLARQLSGQDSLTAIGAIVGTPAYMSPEQASGTTEIDHRTDVYSLGMILYELLTGISPFKRKNHAASIAAVINEQVPAIRGANPSVDRDLEAICLKAICKEPADRYESAHDLGADLQHWISGESVSARKTSSFGRLHRWVKRNPILASSMLFGVVSLASGFYVSTSQWRQARANLELSIQQQHRAENNAAELHATIVKALEMSVDSLEQNLNVTPVQQKVMDELMQAHKRLIDEEAEVSISTDTFECYGRLARIYRTTGRYAESAAVCDQAENMIEKCAKSEEGIAQFALSAAEIHLQRALLADDIRDQEKREMAFQTSIQFFEKAEPFTDRLTWLEKGFRLHRNHAFSLHDIDSQNCLQAFEMAATFANEAYELAPENESAKYNAAMWYSDMSHVSHSGQGWQARLELLEEAERRFMEIAAIPDSELDCRYRLCYIRNEMARFLRGGVKDYDRAEDYSRMAIEGLQELIAEFPGQLKYTNRLSHAWLRLISIHRDQGKFAEALALMPEARKAHEKGMPHRVDRRIAEGLIAEGEIWADEYNDFAKAETAFDEAITQLESSEEFSLDASHIIDVLLEAYRQKSILYDKKGEREKADVVIGDGWRLSVQRALKLPTDRNIDSAVDRGTYYVKRIGQQGHFGLAKSVLDTLAEAGADSQFAQYETAVAWASLDYMQRELGKEKKDWDASRSKSIACLTKAIDLGFNDLERLKAERFFREYRHLPTFEACCDRVKVQ, encoded by the coding sequence ATGGGCTCGGAACACACTTCTCGCGATGCGATCGATTTCCTGTCTCTGGTGCGCCAGGATCTGAAGGATCTTCGGACCTGTTCGGACAACAACAGCACGGTCGTCACCAGCCGGTTTGCAGAAATCGAAATGGCGACGATCGAGAGCGATGCCGACGAAACGCCTGCTTACATGGGACGGTTTGAAGTCATCGAAATGCTGGGGGAGGGCGGGTTCGCACGCGTTTTTCTCGCCAATGATCCGAATCTTGATCGTGATGTCGCGTTGAAGGTTCCCAAACCACACGTTTTGGTTTCGGCGGAATCGCGGGCCCGGTTTGAACGTGAAGCAAAATCTGCGGCGATCCTGAGCCATCCGAATATCGTGCCCGTTTTCGAAAGCGGATCGGTCGGTCCGATTCACTTTATTGCCAGCGAGTTCTGCCCCGGACCGACGCTGCGGCAATGGTTTACAAATCTCAAACGCAAACCCAGCCCGCGAACGGTTGCAGAAATCGTGGCTCGCTTGGCGGACGCGCTTCAGCACGCACACCAACGCGGCATCATTCACCGTGATCTGAAACCGGCCAACGTGATTTTGGTAGATGGCGACAAGGACCTGCCTTCGCGGTTGCGAATCACGGATTTCGGTTTGGCCCGTCAGCTTTCCGGTCAGGATTCTTTGACCGCAATCGGTGCGATCGTAGGCACGCCAGCCTACATGTCGCCCGAACAGGCCAGCGGGACGACAGAAATCGACCACCGGACTGACGTCTACTCGCTGGGCATGATCCTTTACGAGTTGTTGACCGGAATCAGCCCATTCAAGCGTAAAAATCATGCGGCATCGATTGCAGCGGTAATCAACGAGCAAGTTCCTGCGATCCGCGGTGCGAATCCGTCCGTCGACCGCGACCTCGAAGCGATCTGCCTTAAAGCAATCTGCAAAGAGCCCGCTGATCGTTATGAATCGGCACACGATCTCGGTGCGGATTTGCAGCACTGGATCTCTGGCGAATCGGTTTCCGCGAGGAAGACTTCTTCGTTTGGACGGTTGCACCGATGGGTGAAGCGGAACCCCATTCTGGCGTCTTCGATGCTGTTTGGAGTGGTAAGCCTCGCATCAGGCTTTTACGTCAGCACGTCACAATGGAGACAGGCTCGAGCCAATCTGGAACTTTCGATCCAGCAGCAACATCGTGCAGAAAACAACGCGGCAGAGCTCCACGCGACGATCGTGAAGGCTTTAGAAATGTCGGTCGATTCCCTTGAGCAGAACCTGAACGTGACTCCGGTCCAGCAGAAGGTGATGGACGAATTGATGCAGGCTCACAAACGCCTGATCGATGAGGAAGCAGAAGTCTCGATTTCGACCGACACGTTTGAATGTTACGGCCGCTTGGCAAGAATCTATCGGACTACCGGGCGATACGCCGAATCGGCTGCGGTCTGCGATCAAGCAGAAAACATGATTGAGAAATGTGCCAAGTCCGAAGAGGGGATCGCGCAGTTTGCGTTAAGCGCCGCGGAGATCCATCTGCAACGAGCTTTGCTCGCCGACGACATTCGCGACCAGGAGAAACGTGAGATGGCGTTTCAGACGTCAATTCAATTTTTTGAGAAAGCGGAACCGTTTACGGACCGGCTAACATGGCTGGAGAAAGGCTTTCGCCTTCATCGAAACCATGCGTTTTCTCTTCATGACATCGACAGCCAGAACTGCCTGCAGGCGTTTGAGATGGCTGCGACTTTCGCGAACGAAGCCTACGAACTCGCACCCGAAAACGAATCGGCGAAATACAACGCGGCGATGTGGTACAGCGACATGTCGCATGTCAGCCACTCCGGTCAGGGTTGGCAAGCAAGGCTTGAGTTGCTCGAAGAAGCCGAACGGAGATTTATGGAGATTGCGGCAATCCCGGATTCGGAACTGGATTGTCGCTATCGGCTGTGTTACATCCGAAACGAAATGGCTCGCTTCCTGCGCGGAGGCGTCAAGGATTACGATCGAGCCGAAGATTACTCTCGCATGGCGATCGAAGGACTCCAGGAACTCATCGCAGAATTTCCGGGGCAACTCAAATACACCAATCGGCTTTCGCACGCGTGGCTGAGACTGATCAGCATCCATCGTGATCAGGGCAAGTTCGCGGAAGCCCTCGCGTTGATGCCCGAAGCCCGAAAAGCTCACGAGAAAGGCATGCCGCATCGGGTCGATCGACGGATCGCGGAGGGCCTGATCGCAGAAGGAGAGATATGGGCGGACGAATACAATGACTTTGCGAAGGCCGAAACTGCGTTTGACGAAGCGATTACCCAGCTTGAGTCCAGCGAGGAGTTCTCGCTCGATGCGTCTCACATCATTGACGTTTTACTGGAAGCCTATCGTCAAAAATCGATTCTTTACGACAAGAAAGGCGAGCGTGAGAAAGCGGACGTCGTAATTGGCGACGGCTGGCGACTTTCGGTGCAACGAGCTCTCAAACTCCCCACCGATCGAAACATTGATTCGGCGGTTGATCGCGGGACATACTACGTGAAACGAATTGGGCAACAGGGTCATTTTGGATTGGCCAAGTCCGTGCTCGACACGCTCGCCGAAGCCGGCGCCGATTCGCAATTCGCCCAATACGAAACCGCGGTCGCGTGGGCGAGCTTGGACTATATGCAGCGAGAACTGGGCAAGGAAAAGAAAGACTGGGATGCAAGCCGCAGCAAATCGATCGCGTGTTTGACAAAGGCCATTGACCTTGGATTCAACGACCTCGAGCGGCTTAAAGCAGAACGTTTCTTTCGCGAGTACCGCCATCTGCCAACCTTCGAAGCCTGCTGCGATCGCGTGAAGGTTCAGTAG
- a CDS encoding sigma-70 family RNA polymerase sigma factor: MEKDDDFELDTVRLLVEQARDGDMQAKSELATQVQSYLTMMADRKLNLSIRSNVNPSDIVQHTLIRMVDGIEKFRGKTRAEFFGWLNAIVQNESSRANRHFRSQKRDVGRERSFGHSESESFFFAEPSDAQPTPQTNALSKERIQLLHTLLKNLTDEHADVIRLRNLEQLSFREIGDRMNRTEGAATKLWNRAIAKFQTELEKVNEEPEDD; encoded by the coding sequence TTGGAAAAAGACGACGATTTTGAGCTGGATACCGTAAGGCTGCTGGTCGAGCAGGCTCGCGATGGAGATATGCAAGCCAAATCTGAGTTGGCGACGCAAGTCCAAAGCTACCTGACGATGATGGCCGATCGGAAGCTTAATCTGTCTATCCGCTCCAACGTCAATCCGTCAGACATCGTGCAACACACGTTGATCCGGATGGTTGACGGAATCGAAAAATTCCGCGGGAAAACACGCGCTGAATTTTTCGGCTGGCTCAACGCGATTGTGCAGAACGAGTCATCGCGGGCAAACCGACATTTTCGCAGCCAGAAACGCGATGTCGGTCGCGAGCGATCCTTCGGTCACTCAGAAAGCGAATCATTTTTTTTCGCCGAACCAAGCGACGCCCAACCGACGCCTCAAACCAATGCGCTTTCCAAGGAGCGGATTCAACTGCTGCATACGTTGCTGAAGAATCTGACCGATGAGCACGCCGACGTGATCCGGCTGAGGAACCTTGAGCAACTTTCGTTTCGCGAGATCGGCGATCGGATGAATCGAACCGAAGGTGCGGCGACCAAGCTGTGGAATCGGGCGATCGCAAAGTTTCAAACAGAGCTGGAAAAAGTCAACGAAGAACCGGAAGACGATTAG
- a CDS encoding adenylate/guanylate cyclase domain-containing protein yields MFELIAQGPGADNRWRVEIKTNHPMELGREAHPLKADWDSQISRRHAIITLTEEDLLVERLAAARNPVFFGGTERDSFRLKPGEHFVIGSTTFMLTNEVALPTLDVPNPVTQRSYTAEFLRSNVEYVDSDRRIKVLNRLPDLISNSGSERELYTRFVNTLMEGIVSATSVAIFRQSDHPDGSRAATEVIHWDRRRLTSGDFSPSERLISQAIKEGQVVEHIWNQTRAGGPEYTMDMDNDWAFVCPLTGTATHGWGIYVTGKNRVSAIAGSDSASSSGELDLQGDIKFCELIGSTLQNLLEAQRLERRQSSLRSFFSPVVLEAFSDHDPEDVLTPKECEVSVLFCDLRGFSKASEQMAGDLLELLSRVSNSLGIMTHSILEHGGVIGDFHGDAAMGFWGWPLDQSDRAIRAIDASMQIKKEFARINSDPDHPLKDFQMGVGIATGPAVAGKIGTSDQVKVTAFGPVVNLASRLEGMTKWFGGSILLDEETVTQVRDQPHHFTLQRLGSFLPFGLRTPSVVHRVVPVDLTDPTILEKYDDALVKFESGRWSEAGETLAGLGDEPCSQFLLQYIRSHADCKPPMGFSGVIELSSK; encoded by the coding sequence ATGTTTGAGCTTATTGCACAAGGCCCCGGCGCGGACAACCGCTGGCGGGTCGAAATCAAGACCAACCACCCGATGGAACTTGGTCGCGAAGCCCATCCTCTGAAGGCGGACTGGGACAGCCAAATTTCCCGACGCCATGCGATCATTACGCTGACCGAAGAAGACCTGCTGGTCGAGCGTTTGGCGGCGGCGCGAAATCCTGTCTTTTTCGGCGGCACCGAACGCGACTCCTTCCGGCTCAAACCCGGTGAGCACTTTGTCATCGGGAGCACAACGTTCATGTTGACGAACGAGGTCGCTTTGCCGACGCTCGACGTCCCCAACCCGGTGACGCAGCGCAGCTACACGGCTGAGTTCCTTCGTAGCAATGTCGAGTATGTTGATTCCGATCGGCGCATCAAGGTGTTAAACCGGTTGCCGGATTTAATCTCGAATTCTGGCAGCGAGCGGGAACTGTACACGCGATTCGTAAATACACTGATGGAAGGCATTGTATCGGCAACGTCCGTCGCCATCTTTCGACAGTCAGACCATCCAGACGGCAGTCGTGCCGCGACCGAAGTCATCCATTGGGATCGACGCCGCTTGACCAGCGGTGATTTTTCGCCCAGCGAACGACTGATCAGCCAGGCGATCAAGGAAGGCCAGGTCGTTGAACACATCTGGAACCAAACGCGTGCCGGTGGTCCCGAGTACACGATGGACATGGATAACGACTGGGCTTTCGTCTGTCCGCTGACCGGCACCGCGACGCATGGCTGGGGGATTTATGTGACCGGCAAGAACCGGGTCTCTGCAATCGCGGGGTCTGATTCTGCATCGAGTTCGGGCGAACTGGACTTGCAGGGTGACATCAAGTTTTGCGAACTGATTGGATCGACGTTGCAGAACTTGCTGGAAGCCCAACGACTGGAGCGTCGTCAGTCGAGTCTGCGATCGTTCTTTTCGCCGGTCGTATTGGAGGCTTTCTCCGACCACGATCCGGAAGACGTTCTGACTCCGAAAGAGTGTGAAGTCTCCGTGCTGTTTTGTGACCTTCGCGGTTTCTCCAAAGCGTCGGAGCAGATGGCCGGCGATCTGCTGGAGTTACTTTCTCGCGTCAGCAATTCGCTGGGCATCATGACGCACTCGATTCTTGAGCACGGCGGTGTGATTGGAGACTTTCACGGTGACGCCGCGATGGGATTTTGGGGCTGGCCGTTGGATCAAAGCGATCGCGCGATTCGGGCGATCGACGCTTCGATGCAGATTAAAAAAGAGTTCGCTCGCATCAACTCCGACCCGGATCATCCGCTGAAGGACTTTCAAATGGGAGTCGGAATCGCGACCGGTCCGGCGGTAGCGGGAAAAATTGGCACCAGCGATCAGGTGAAAGTTACTGCGTTCGGACCGGTGGTGAATCTCGCGTCGCGGCTCGAGGGCATGACGAAATGGTTCGGCGGTTCGATTTTGCTTGATGAGGAAACGGTGACACAGGTGCGAGACCAACCGCATCATTTCACGCTGCAGAGGCTGGGAAGCTTTCTGCCGTTTGGTCTGAGGACGCCCTCGGTGGTCCATCGCGTGGTCCCTGTTGATCTAACCGATCCAACCATACTGGAAAAGTATGACGATGCGTTGGTCAAGTTTGAATCGGGGCGTTGGAGTGAGGCGGGCGAAACGTTGGCAGGACTTGGCGATGAACCTTGCAGCCAGTTTTTGCTGCAGTACATCCGAAGTCATGCTGACTGCAAGCCGCCGATGGGATTCAGTGGCGTGATTGAATTGAGCAGCAAGTAA
- the prfA gene encoding peptide chain release factor 1: MREMLDQKLDRYLDLEKQMSDPEVQGNPTKMAAVAREHGSLAKLAGKYSRYKELIAEMDELREMAQSDDADEREMAEAEIESLTVERETLWAGLLDMTIGGEDANRSRCVMEIRAGTGGDEAALFAGNLLTMYQKHCETKGWKMEVIDSSANEIGGFKEVTVGIEGEGVYRELQYESGGHRVQRVPETETKGRIHTSAATVAVLPEPEDVEVDLKPDDYRRDNYRASGPGGQKVNKTDSAVRLTHHETGIVVAIQDEKSQHKNLAKALRVLKSRIYEHLQRAENAKRADERKSLVGSGDRSQRIRTYNFPDNRVTDHRIGLTIYKLDQIIAGNVSLLTDALIEHDRQTLRESMEQ; the protein is encoded by the coding sequence ATGCGTGAAATGTTGGATCAAAAACTGGATCGTTACCTCGATCTCGAAAAACAAATGTCAGACCCTGAAGTCCAGGGCAATCCGACAAAGATGGCGGCTGTCGCGCGTGAGCATGGGTCGCTGGCGAAGCTGGCCGGAAAGTACTCGCGGTACAAGGAATTGATCGCCGAGATGGACGAGCTTCGTGAGATGGCTCAGAGCGATGATGCCGATGAACGCGAAATGGCAGAAGCTGAGATCGAATCGCTGACCGTGGAGCGTGAAACGCTGTGGGCGGGCTTGCTGGATATGACGATCGGTGGCGAAGATGCCAATCGATCGCGATGCGTGATGGAGATTCGTGCCGGAACCGGCGGCGACGAAGCGGCTTTATTCGCAGGCAATCTTTTGACGATGTACCAGAAGCATTGCGAGACCAAGGGCTGGAAGATGGAAGTCATCGATTCAAGTGCCAACGAAATCGGCGGCTTTAAAGAGGTGACGGTCGGTATCGAAGGCGAAGGCGTCTATCGTGAGCTGCAGTATGAAAGTGGTGGACATCGAGTTCAACGCGTTCCTGAAACAGAAACCAAAGGTCGTATTCACACCTCGGCTGCGACCGTCGCGGTGCTGCCAGAGCCAGAAGACGTCGAGGTTGATTTGAAGCCGGATGACTATCGTCGGGACAACTATCGCGCCAGCGGTCCCGGTGGTCAGAAAGTCAACAAAACGGATTCAGCGGTTCGGCTGACTCACCATGAGACCGGAATCGTGGTCGCGATTCAGGATGAAAAGAGTCAGCACAAGAATCTGGCGAAGGCGTTGCGCGTTTTGAAGTCTCGCATCTACGAGCACCTCCAGCGTGCCGAAAACGCGAAACGGGCCGACGAACGAAAGTCGCTGGTCGGTTCGGGCGACCGCAGTCAGCGGATTCGCACTTACAACTTTCCGGACAACCGCGTTACCGACCACCGAATCGGTTTGACGATTTACAAGCTGGACCAGATCATCGCTGGCAACGTCAGCTTGTTGACGGATGCGTTGATCGAGCATGACCGTCAGACACTTCGCGAATCGATGGAGCAGTAG
- the lnt gene encoding apolipoprotein N-acyltransferase, with protein sequence MAKRRKRKKKQERSKNRGSESSAADSLAASSSTRRDFTALFFSLLSSAMLWLAMPGPGRGIYSLAWIAMVPTVWLIQSPILPHKLLRQVWIANLVFWLVMLHFVRLPIWLLWFGWFALAAYLSVYGPLFVSISRTLVHRFRVPTVVAVPLVFTGLEWVRVNFLSGFGIGCLSHTQYRNPTSMQIAEFFGAYGITFAIMFVAAAVSVASSFACRRLSASPTVPTRFAHVAIAVVALAGVFVFGSQRLAKDAQLRKSAEAHKHLKVALIQTSMDTILKPKTAEEVHQEFLTRGELTHSARLIAKDLDLIVWPESSFPYGLVLSDLDANYTAELFAEQQMLAWESATGYPNLFNDAVPLLVGSRTSDPQADVDYNSALLFDDRGKVSVAYHKNHLVMFGEYFPVVRWIPYLKDFLKGFSSWTAGTESVRMQIGDVAIAPSICFESTVPHFVRQQINSLESANEQVDAMVNVTNDGWFFGTSCLDLHLACNVLRAVEMRKPMLVSANTGFSAHIDEFGRLVEVGPRRQEATLICDVRVPLPTTTLYRSWGAWFAFALGWLTVVAGLAGRFLPLKD encoded by the coding sequence ATGGCCAAACGACGGAAACGAAAAAAGAAGCAGGAACGCTCTAAGAATCGCGGCTCAGAATCCTCAGCGGCTGATTCGCTGGCGGCATCGAGTTCAACTCGACGCGATTTCACGGCGTTGTTCTTTTCGCTGCTCTCATCGGCCATGTTATGGCTGGCGATGCCTGGACCAGGACGGGGCATTTACTCGCTGGCGTGGATCGCGATGGTGCCCACAGTCTGGCTGATTCAATCGCCGATTTTACCGCATAAACTGCTGCGACAGGTCTGGATCGCGAACCTTGTTTTCTGGCTTGTCATGTTGCATTTCGTGCGATTGCCGATCTGGCTGCTATGGTTTGGCTGGTTCGCGTTGGCCGCCTACCTTTCGGTCTACGGCCCTCTGTTCGTCTCAATTAGCCGCACTTTGGTTCACCGGTTTCGAGTGCCAACAGTCGTCGCGGTGCCGCTGGTGTTCACGGGGCTCGAATGGGTTCGTGTGAATTTTCTATCCGGGTTCGGAATCGGTTGCTTGAGTCACACGCAGTACAGAAACCCGACCAGCATGCAAATTGCGGAGTTCTTCGGCGCGTACGGCATCACTTTCGCGATCATGTTCGTTGCGGCCGCAGTTTCCGTGGCCAGCAGTTTTGCCTGTCGCCGACTTTCGGCGTCGCCGACCGTACCCACACGGTTTGCTCATGTCGCAATCGCCGTAGTCGCGTTGGCCGGCGTTTTCGTTTTCGGATCGCAGCGTCTGGCAAAGGATGCTCAATTGCGAAAATCAGCGGAAGCTCACAAGCATCTGAAGGTTGCGCTAATCCAGACTTCGATGGACACCATTCTGAAGCCGAAAACGGCAGAAGAAGTTCATCAAGAGTTTCTTACACGAGGCGAGCTGACTCATTCGGCCCGATTGATCGCCAAAGACCTGGACTTGATCGTGTGGCCTGAGTCAAGTTTTCCGTACGGGCTGGTTCTTTCTGATCTCGATGCGAATTACACCGCGGAACTTTTCGCGGAACAACAGATGCTCGCCTGGGAGTCGGCGACAGGGTATCCGAACCTGTTCAACGACGCCGTGCCATTGTTGGTCGGTTCGAGGACGAGCGATCCGCAAGCCGACGTCGACTACAACAGTGCGTTGTTGTTCGACGATCGCGGCAAAGTCAGCGTGGCGTATCACAAAAACCATTTGGTGATGTTTGGTGAGTACTTTCCTGTCGTTCGCTGGATTCCGTATCTGAAAGATTTTCTCAAAGGTTTCAGTTCGTGGACGGCGGGAACGGAGTCGGTGCGGATGCAGATCGGTGACGTTGCGATCGCGCCGAGCATTTGTTTCGAGTCAACGGTGCCGCATTTTGTCCGGCAGCAGATCAACAGTCTGGAGTCCGCGAACGAACAAGTCGACGCGATGGTAAACGTTACGAACGATGGCTGGTTCTTCGGCACGAGCTGCCTGGATTTGCATTTGGCCTGCAACGTCTTACGAGCCGTTGAGATGCGGAAGCCGATGTTGGTTAGCGCGAACACCGGTTTTTCCGCTCACATTGATGAATTCGGACGACTGGTTGAAGTCGGTCCACGTCGCCAGGAAGCCACGTTGATTTGCGACGTCCGCGTGCCGCTCCCGACAACGACGTTGTATCGAAGCTGGGGAGCGTGGTTCGCATTCGCGTTGGGTTGGCTGACGGTTGTCGCCGGATTGGCTGGACGATTCCTGCCGCTGAAAGATTGA
- a CDS encoding prolipoprotein diacylglyceryl transferase, with product MPEDHTPLIDTENAHSDELRYSAESHSIPAIPAEALASESDADDSALVDRTQQLIDEVNQFLGGGPETDPALTVEDDEEEVDLSDSVATLKNFLNDLKADDSDSTTAAEPIETTDAGETSSLEAELHSVFEQTTATEDEAPAEITAALEHATERESIVPDEPAVESDTDAIADPTVGSETVDVCDSENVADIVSTTSAIGDEPTEHSANSSIDPEPESEQGSGFDLAALESVFEDQITDSSDAEPTVAEPTVAEETVAEETAIAEPAAEALPSESFEENSVEESATEMIAAEQTATGLDLEPGSPEEPSEPDALDAESSAVQSDESSADPVSESTDEADEKNLTQKYLEELRSAFDDDLPESSEPESSEPKSSEPESTESETTVSERVDGLPENDEPEEISVESWLASNVNEVSSLESPANANPETDAALETDSGVVTALQMPAESPVETQRNPAPIQETIPQSNLETQPTLLYEDSDTETLDDSQLSDERLIALEASFAKRLRNLENRLGGMFSSLSNQIEQLAHGGAAVSPQAGAAVANVNPAAHQDQVSDPGKLEQGPVEQAAPAGGEKIEVLKEQLTSKLREAEIELSINRAKLSQQRASIEQMQADLERREAALAAKLEQSKKSITAAEKKTGLMDRWKRHLGE from the coding sequence ATGCCTGAAGATCACACACCATTGATCGATACCGAGAATGCCCACTCGGACGAATTGCGATATAGCGCAGAAAGCCATTCGATACCGGCCATCCCAGCGGAAGCTCTGGCGTCTGAATCTGATGCTGACGATTCCGCGCTGGTCGATCGAACGCAGCAACTCATTGATGAAGTCAACCAGTTTCTCGGCGGCGGTCCTGAAACGGATCCGGCGTTGACGGTTGAAGACGACGAAGAAGAAGTCGACTTGAGCGACTCCGTAGCGACGCTGAAGAATTTCCTGAACGATCTGAAAGCCGACGATTCTGATTCAACAACCGCGGCGGAACCAATCGAAACCACAGACGCTGGGGAAACCAGCAGTCTTGAGGCCGAATTGCACTCGGTTTTTGAGCAAACCACCGCAACCGAGGACGAAGCTCCGGCCGAAATTACGGCTGCTCTTGAGCACGCCACGGAGCGAGAGAGTATCGTTCCAGATGAGCCTGCTGTTGAATCCGACACCGATGCTATCGCTGACCCCACAGTCGGCTCTGAGACTGTTGACGTCTGCGATAGCGAAAACGTGGCTGATATCGTATCTACGACGTCGGCGATTGGCGATGAACCGACGGAACATTCTGCTAACTCATCAATCGATCCTGAGCCGGAAAGCGAACAGGGCTCAGGTTTTGATCTTGCAGCACTAGAAAGCGTTTTCGAAGATCAAATTACAGATTCATCAGACGCTGAACCAACGGTTGCTGAGCCAACGGTTGCTGAGGAAACGGTTGCTGAGGAAACTGCAATCGCAGAACCTGCTGCCGAAGCGTTGCCGAGCGAATCTTTTGAGGAGAACTCGGTCGAAGAATCCGCAACCGAAATGATCGCAGCAGAGCAAACCGCGACTGGATTGGACCTCGAGCCTGGAAGTCCTGAAGAACCGTCCGAACCAGACGCTCTAGACGCTGAGAGTTCGGCAGTTCAGTCGGACGAATCGTCTGCCGATCCAGTGTCTGAATCGACCGACGAAGCCGATGAGAAGAATTTGACTCAGAAGTATCTCGAAGAACTGCGCAGCGCGTTCGACGACGACCTCCCGGAATCATCCGAGCCAGAGTCATCTGAGCCAAAGTCAAGCGAACCAGAATCAACCGAATCAGAGACGACGGTATCAGAACGAGTCGACGGTCTTCCGGAGAATGACGAGCCAGAGGAAATAAGCGTCGAAAGCTGGTTAGCGTCAAACGTCAATGAAGTTTCATCGCTTGAATCGCCAGCGAACGCAAATCCAGAAACCGACGCAGCACTGGAGACAGACTCCGGTGTCGTGACCGCGCTGCAGATGCCTGCCGAATCTCCGGTCGAAACACAACGCAATCCCGCACCGATCCAGGAAACCATCCCGCAGTCGAATCTTGAAACGCAACCGACGTTGCTGTATGAAGACTCGGACACGGAAACTCTCGATGACAGCCAGCTGTCGGACGAACGACTTATTGCTCTTGAGGCATCGTTCGCGAAACGGCTGAGAAACCTGGAAAATCGACTGGGCGGAATGTTTTCGTCGCTTTCCAATCAAATCGAACAACTCGCCCACGGTGGCGCTGCTGTGTCTCCGCAAGCCGGCGCTGCAGTCGCGAACGTCAATCCAGCGGCTCACCAGGACCAGGTCTCCGATCCGGGAAAGCTGGAACAAGGACCTGTCGAACAGGCTGCTCCTGCCGGCGGAGAGAAGATCGAGGTGCTGAAAGAGCAGTTAACTTCGAAGCTTCGCGAAGCCGAAATCGAACTCTCGATCAACCGTGCCAAGCTCAGCCAACAACGGGCTTCGATTGAGCAGATGCAGGCCGATCTGGAGCGTCGTGAGGCGGCGTTGGCGGCGAAGTTGGAACAGTCCAAAAAGAGCATTACCGCTGCGGAAAAGAAAACCGGTTTGATGGATCGCTGGAAACGGCATCTGGGCGAGTAG